In a genomic window of Nocardia fluminea:
- a CDS encoding three-helix bundle dimerization domain-containing protein — MSRVVPGVAADAVQREELAMRRMTESLVEDLSENVPVEQVTSAVGAAHHRFTGKPIREFVPILVERIVRRELADPDPTVRVPAPSAAVRAAELIARESNTTEPQPKRSVSRRAVVPLSIGAAVVVAGVVAGVVLLPGGAEAPAAAPAAGVTVVRGVVGSEKMSFFADERVAKVLADNGIRVEVEPAGSRQIATTVDLGTFDFAFPSSIPAAERIQRQRNITTKYTPFSSPIAIATYRPIADLLTAAGVIRPGPVATFDMDKYLELAGTGVQWDDLPGNTTYPVAKNILVSTTDPRSSNSAAMYLSIASYVANDHTIVRGATAEQHVLPALSKLFLAQGYTDNSSDGPFNQYLTNGMGPTPLVCIYEAQFVEAAGKGRIKPDMVLTYPTPTVLSSHTLVPLNATGGKIGKLLTDNAELRRLAAEHGFRTGDTAQFTSVAAERSVPVAADLIDVVDVPAYETLEHLLDGVANAYN, encoded by the coding sequence GTGTCGCGCGTAGTCCCCGGCGTAGCTGCCGATGCCGTCCAGCGTGAAGAGCTGGCTATGCGGCGCATGACCGAGAGTTTGGTCGAAGACCTGTCCGAGAACGTCCCCGTCGAGCAGGTGACGTCGGCGGTAGGCGCCGCGCACCATCGTTTCACCGGTAAACCGATCCGGGAGTTCGTGCCGATCCTGGTCGAGCGGATCGTGCGCCGCGAACTCGCCGATCCCGACCCGACGGTGCGGGTTCCGGCCCCGTCGGCCGCCGTGCGCGCCGCGGAGCTGATCGCGCGCGAGTCGAACACGACCGAGCCGCAGCCGAAGCGGTCGGTGAGCAGGCGGGCGGTGGTGCCGTTGTCGATCGGCGCGGCCGTGGTGGTGGCCGGTGTCGTCGCCGGAGTCGTGCTCTTGCCCGGCGGTGCCGAGGCGCCGGCCGCCGCTCCTGCCGCCGGCGTGACGGTGGTGCGCGGGGTGGTGGGGTCGGAGAAGATGTCGTTCTTCGCCGACGAGCGCGTGGCGAAGGTGCTCGCCGACAACGGCATCCGGGTCGAGGTCGAACCGGCGGGTTCGCGCCAGATCGCGACCACCGTCGACCTCGGCACCTTCGATTTCGCGTTCCCGTCCAGCATTCCGGCCGCGGAACGAATCCAGCGTCAGCGCAACATCACCACGAAGTACACGCCGTTCTCCTCACCGATCGCCATCGCCACCTACCGGCCCATCGCGGACCTGCTCACGGCGGCCGGGGTGATCAGGCCCGGCCCGGTCGCGACGTTCGACATGGACAAGTACCTGGAGCTGGCCGGGACCGGCGTGCAGTGGGACGACCTGCCCGGCAACACCACCTACCCGGTCGCCAAGAACATCCTGGTCTCGACCACCGACCCGCGCAGCTCGAATTCCGCGGCCATGTACCTCTCGATCGCCAGCTATGTCGCCAACGACCACACCATCGTGCGTGGCGCCACCGCCGAACAGCACGTGTTGCCCGCACTGTCGAAACTGTTCCTCGCCCAGGGCTACACCGACAACAGCAGTGACGGACCGTTCAACCAGTACCTCACCAACGGCATGGGCCCGACCCCGCTGGTCTGCATCTACGAGGCCCAGTTCGTCGAAGCCGCGGGCAAGGGCCGGATCAAGCCGGACATGGTGCTGACCTATCCGACCCCGACGGTCCTGTCGAGCCACACCCTCGTTCCCCTCAACGCCACCGGCGGCAAGATCGGCAAACTGCTCACCGACAACGCCGAACTGCGCCGCCTGGCCGCCGAACACGGCTTCCGTACCGGCGACACCGCCCAGTTCACCTCGGTCGCCGCGGAACGTTCGGTGCCGGTGGCCGCCGATCTGATCGACGTCGTCGACGTACCGGCCTACGAGACTCTCGAGCACCTGCTCGACGGGGTTGCCAACGCCTACAACTGA